One window from the genome of Cryptomeria japonica chromosome 6, Sugi_1.0, whole genome shotgun sequence encodes:
- the LOC131048054 gene encoding xanthotoxin 5-hydroxylase CYP82C4-like: MDESDLQKLPYLQAIIKETFRLYPAGAVLIPHESKEACNVGGFHVPIGTRLLVNVWAIQRDPKVGEQPLQFNPEWFLKSENEIDVKGQHFELIPFGSGRRMCPSMSLALCVVSYTLACLLHSFEWSVPPGNVIEMKEGFGLTMPKAVPLEAIIKPRLPLHLY; this comes from the coding sequence ATGGATGAATCAGACCTACAAAAGCTACCATATTTGCAAGCAATTATTAAAGAAACATTTAGACTCTATCCAGCTGGGGCAGTTCTAATTCCCCATGAATCCAAAGAAGCATGCAACGTTGGGGGCTTTCATGTCCCCATAGGAACACGATTGTTAGTGAATGTTTGGGCAATTCAGAGGGACCCTAAAGTGGGGGAGCAGCCCTTGCAATTCAATCCTGAATGGTTTTTGAAGAGTGAGAATGAAATTGATGTTAAAGGGCAACATTTTGAATTGATTCCATTTGGGTCAGGTAGGAGAATGTGCCCGAGCATGTCTCTTGCACTGTGTGTGGTTTCATATACGTTGGCATGCTTGCTTCATAGCTTTGAATGGAGTGTTCCACCGGGTAATGTAATTGAGATGAAAGAGGGATTTGGACTTACAATGCCCAAGGCAGTTCCATTGGAGGCTATCATTAAGCCTCGCCTTCCTCTTCATCTTTACTAA